The Rhodospirillales bacterium genome includes a region encoding these proteins:
- a CDS encoding YHS domain-containing protein, with amino-acid sequence MRAALLRFGLAIGIVWLAATSAFAGPYYLQDGVAADGYDTVAYFTEGRAVKGDAKFQHSWDGAKWNFSSAANRDRFAADPAKYAPQYGGFCAYGVASGYKVKVIGEAWRVRDGKLYLNYDKSVQKRWLADIPGYIAKAEDNWSKIKDK; translated from the coding sequence ATGCGCGCAGCATTATTGCGTTTCGGATTGGCGATCGGGATCGTGTGGCTTGCCGCCACGTCGGCGTTCGCAGGACCGTATTATCTCCAGGACGGAGTCGCCGCCGACGGCTACGACACGGTCGCTTATTTCACCGAAGGCCGCGCGGTGAAAGGCGACGCCAAGTTCCAGCATTCCTGGGACGGGGCGAAGTGGAATTTTTCCTCCGCCGCCAACCGCGACCGGTTCGCCGCCGACCCGGCCAAGTACGCGCCCCAGTACGGCGGCTTCTGCGCCTATGGCGTTGCGTCCGGCTACAAGGTCAAAGTCATCGGCGAGGCTTGGCGCGTCCGCGACGGCAAGCTCTATCTTAATTACGACAAATCCGTCCAAAAACGCTGGCTGGCCGATATTCCCGGCTACATCGCCAAGGCCGAAGATAACTGGTCGAAGATCAAGGACAAGTAA
- a CDS encoding DUF4926 domain-containing protein, translating into MIKELDPVVLTEDLPEDGLKTGDVGWVVMVHGGGAGFEVEFTTLAGETVSVVTVPSTAVRPVGPKEIAHARMVA; encoded by the coding sequence ATGATCAAGGAACTCGATCCCGTCGTCCTGACCGAAGACTTGCCCGAGGACGGACTGAAAACGGGCGACGTGGGCTGGGTCGTGATGGTCCACGGCGGCGGCGCCGGATTCGAGGTGGAATTCACGACGCTCGCGGGCGAGACCGTTTCGGTCGTGACGGTTCCATCCACGGCCGTAAGGCCCGTCGGCCCCAAGGAGATCGCCCACGCGCGAATGGTGGCGTGA
- a CDS encoding TerC family protein, which produces MDYLLALIADPAAWAALITLVAMEVVLGIDNLIFIAILTNKLPAQFRARARRIGLSAALLMRLLLLGTIAIIVQLTDPVFHVFGAGFSWRDLILVAGGLFLVWKATKEIHHSVDPEPGPDMFDRGAGAVGFTAAIGQILLLDLVFSIDSIITAVGMTDHIPIMVVAVLIAVAAMMFAAGPLANFINANPTIVMLALGFLLMIGTALIAEGFGAPVPKGYIYAAMAFSAFVEGLNMLARRARKKRPETDS; this is translated from the coding sequence ATGGACTACCTGCTCGCCCTCATTGCCGACCCCGCCGCCTGGGCCGCGCTGATAACCCTGGTGGCGATGGAGGTGGTGCTCGGCATCGACAACCTGATCTTCATCGCCATTCTCACCAACAAGCTGCCGGCGCAATTCCGCGCGCGGGCGCGGCGGATCGGCCTTTCCGCCGCGCTGCTCATGCGGCTCCTGCTGCTCGGGACCATCGCCATCATCGTCCAGCTGACCGATCCGGTCTTCCATGTTTTCGGCGCCGGTTTTTCCTGGCGCGACCTGATCCTGGTCGCGGGCGGCCTGTTTCTGGTATGGAAGGCAACCAAGGAGATTCACCACAGCGTCGATCCCGAGCCGGGCCCGGACATGTTCGATCGCGGCGCGGGCGCGGTCGGGTTCACGGCCGCCATCGGGCAAATCCTGCTGCTCGATCTGGTGTTTTCGATCGACAGCATCATCACCGCCGTCGGCATGACCGATCACATCCCGATCATGGTCGTCGCCGTGCTGATCGCGGTCGCGGCCATGATGTTCGCCGCCGGGCCGCTCGCCAACTTCATCAACGCCAATCCGACCATCGTCATGCTGGCGCTCGGGTTCCTCTTGATGATCGGCACCGCGCTGATCGCCGAAGGGTTCGGCGCGCCGGTCCCCAAGGGTTACATCTACGCGGCGATGGCGTTTTCCGCCTTCGTCGAGGGCCTCAACATGCTGGCCCGGCGCGCGCGGAAAAAGCGGCCGGAAACGGATTCGTGA